Proteins from one Salvelinus namaycush isolate Seneca chromosome 34, SaNama_1.0, whole genome shotgun sequence genomic window:
- the LOC120028528 gene encoding leucine-rich repeat extensin-like protein 5, whose translation MREASQPSSHQPSASQPSAQGSPAFITQPSALISPAFITQPSSPSPHHPAFITQPSALGSPAFITQPSSPSPHHPALITQPSSLSLHHPGLSTRLPSLHHPALSSPAFITQPSSPSPHHPALITQPSSLSLHHPGLSTRLPSLHHPALSSPAFITQPSSPRPHHPALITQPSSPSPQSSAPQPSSPSPHHPALITQPSSPSLHHSALISPAFITQPSSPSLHHPALSPHLPSPHLPIPHHPALITQPSSPSLHLPSPRLPSPQPSSPQPSAPQSSASQPSANF comes from the coding sequence ATGAGAGAAGCCTCACAGCCCTCATCTCATCAGCCCTCAGCCTCCCAGCCCTCAGCCCAAGGCTCCCCAGCCTTCATCACCCAGCCCTCAGCCCTCATCTCCCCAGCATTCATCACCCAGCCCTCATCACCCAGCCCTCATCACCCAGCCTTCATCACCCAGCCCTCAGCCCTCGGCTCCCCAGCCTTCATCACCCAGCCCTCATCACCCAGCCCTCATCACCCAGCCCTCATCACCCAGCCCTCATCACTTAGCCTTCATCACCCAGGCCTCAGCACTCGGCTCCCCAGCCTTCATCACCCAGCCCTCAGCTCCCCAGCCTTCATCACCCAGCCCTCATCACCCAGCCCTCATCACCCAGCCCTCATCACCCAGCCCTCATCACTTAGCCTTCATCACCCAGGCCTCAGCACTCGGCTCCCCAGCCTTCATCACCCAGCCCTCAGCTCCCCAGCCTTCATCACCCAGCCCTCATCACCCAGGCCTCATCACCCAGCCCTCATCACCCAGCCCTCATCACCCAGCCCTCAGTCGTCGGCTCCCCAGCCTTCATCACCAAGCCCTCATCACCCAGCCCTCATCACCCAGCCTTCATCACCCAGCCTTCATCACTCAGCCCTCATCTCCCCAGCCTTCATCACCCAGCCCTCATCACCCAGCCTTCATCACCCAGCCCTCAGCCCTCATCTCCCCAGCCCTCATCTCCCCATCCCTCATCACCCAGCCCTCATCACCCAGCCTTCATCACCCAGCCTTCATCTCCCCAGCCCTCGGCTCCCCAGTCCTCAGCCTTCCAGCCCTCAGCCCTCGGCTCCCCAGTCCTCAGCCTCCCAGCCCTCagccaatttttag